A stretch of the Papaver somniferum cultivar HN1 chromosome 6, ASM357369v1, whole genome shotgun sequence genome encodes the following:
- the LOC113288280 gene encoding uncharacterized protein LOC113288280: MEDDQEKQFEFLKNHHLDHGDHFPNGSSLPPMKNSRMLKIKLKCNSNDSNKEYGDEEKETRAGDVCDKDFSSRKALGIHMSLHNLGSQQSEYHQRNYFNKHEEHEEEEENDYDNNNNDEVTWKGIKNENKCSSTELVMGKNHKHHQQIFIDVSAATSAATAAAVVNSNYINLSSDNNDNTCRVCGKTFPSRNSLFGHMRCHPEREWRGIEPPTAAMIAKDKNYSNSSSSISSDSREGQKVDNPMMIDSARQNTPAKRKMKPSAPTTNRCSSPYSDLVDIDLPKWSMTAKRGRRSLTDSGELNNNEKNIDVDYSDEEEPENVDDECTLPTDPGACHLMMLVMAAAQSESTPVDLSALQSTIKQRRNDKSQQDDDYSNNYSCSEVEKESSECKGVNDQEILNCNKRLRTGNYPKGGLSLNKKKKKRPKVHNKESEIGYIYDRTSKVIVEDSDVEFGDEYTKLSDMIMRKKRKTMKLKDLARMVDDGGDDVKKQEVEFSIAERFNCSSCNKSFPSHQALGGHRSSHKSNKINQPKYKSNVEELAGGGLVITREADEDEGHDFYGLVNNDNANIKQTLEDFSFEVKSVESISKSKSKLMAAAMTSSSNISMQTHRCSICGKTFPTGQALGGHKRHHGTSPSPSPSPSAVVDRIPPPLSSSSSVGSAEAFSSTNTTITTNSFTTAATGGHRVVFDFDLNELPVMEE; encoded by the coding sequence TGATAGTAACAAAGAATATGGTGACGAGGAGAAGGAAACTAGAGCCGGTGATGTTTGTGATAAGGATTTCAGCTCAAGAAAAGCTTTAGGAATTCACATGAGTCTTCATAATTTAGGTTCCCAGCAATCCGAATATCATCAGCGCAACTACTTCAACAaacatgaagaacatgaagaagaagaagaaaatgattatGACAACAATAATAATGATGAGGTAACGTGGAAAGGAATAAAGAATGAAAACAAGTGCTCATCGACAGAACTAGTGATGGGAAAGAATCACAAACACCACCAACAAATCTTTATCGATGTCAGTGCTGCTACTTCTGCTGCAACTGCAGCTGCAGTAGTAAATTCCAATTACATTAATCTTAGCAGCGACAACAACGACAATACATGCCGTGTGTGTGGAAAGACTTTCCCCTCGAGGAATTCATTGTTTGGTCACATGAGATGCCACCCAGAAAGAGAGTGGAGGGGAATTGAACCCCCTACAGCTGCCATGATTGCAAAAGATAAAAACTACAGTAATTCGTCCTCGTCCATTTCATCAGATTCAAGAGAAGGGCAGAAGGTGGATAATCCAATGATGATTGATTCCGCAAGGCAAAACACACCGGCGAAGAGGAAAATGAAGCCTTCTGCTCCTACTACTAACCGGTGTTCATCGCCGTATTCTGATTTAGTAGATATTGATCTTCCGAAGTGGTCTATGACCGCAAAGAGAGGTCGTAGAAGTCTTACTGATTCTGGGGAGCTGAACAATAATGAGAAGAATATTGATGTTGACTATTCAGATGAGGAAGAGCCAGAAAATGTTGACGATGAATGTACCTTACCTACCGATCCAGGGGCTTGCCATCTGATGATGTTAGTCATGGCAGCAGCTCAGTCAGAGTCGACTCCCGTGGATCTATCAGCCTTACAGTCGACCATCAAGCAGCGAAGAAATGATAAAAGCCAACAAGATGATGACTATTCTAACAACTACAGCTGCTCTGAGGTGGAGAAGGAAAGTAGTGAATGTAAAGGTGTAAATGATCAAGAGATATTAAATTGTAATAAAAGATTGAGAACTGGAAACTACCCAAAAGGAGGATTATCTttgaataagaaaaagaagaagaggccCAAGGTACACAACAAAGAATCTGAAATTGGGTACATATATGATCGAACGAGCAAGGTGATAGTGGAGGACTCTGATGTTGAATTTGGAGATGAGTATACTAAGTTGTCCGATATGATAATGAGGAAGAAAAGGAAGACAATGAAGTTAAAAGATTTAGCAAGGATGGTTGATGATGGTGGCGATGATGTCAAGAAGCAGGAGGTGGAGTTTAGTATTGCAGAGAGATTCAATTGCTCAAGTTGCAACAAGTCCTTCCCATCTCACCAGGCATTGGGTGGTCATAGATCAAGCCATAAAAGTAACAAGATTAATCAACCAAAATATAAGAGCAATGTTGAAGAACTTGCTGGTGGTGGATTAGTAATAACAAGAGAAGCTGATGAGGATGAGGGACACGATTTTTATGGGCTGGTAAACAACGACAATGCAAACATCAAGCAAACCCTTGAAGACTTCAGTTTTGAGGTTAAGAGTGTAGAATccatttcaaaatcaaaatcaaagttgATGGCAGCGGCAATGACCAGTAGTAGTAATATCAGTATGCAAACTCATCGATGTAGCATTTGCGGGAAGACATTTCCAACAGGTCAAGCACTTGGAGGACATAAGAGGCATCACGGAACTAGCCCAAGTCCTAGTCCTAGCCCGTCAGCTGTGGTGGACAGAATTCCCCCTCCTCTATCAAGTAGCTCATCAGTGGGATCGGCTGAAGCTTTCAGTAGTACTAATACAACAATCACTACCAATAGTTTTACAACTGCTGCTACAGGAGGTCATCGAGTGGTGTTTGATTTCGACCTGAATGAGCTGCCAGTGATGGAAGAATAA